The Hevea brasiliensis isolate MT/VB/25A 57/8 chromosome 1, ASM3005281v1, whole genome shotgun sequence genome has a window encoding:
- the LOC131169043 gene encoding receptor-like serine/threonine-protein kinase NCRK, which yields MVQQATHKVEQEILHFLSPNQKFFGWNFKKQDTVAQSTAEYECIAAATAINQAIWIRKVADAMIKSLSKGNFESLRKCSVFPVKMPRKSVERYDIFAVTLAWGPCPVMKETCLLHAFVAIKLLKAQGGLDANSVVSKEVEALSRLSLYVVPLLGHCLEFQGKHSETLLVFEYMPNVGAVRGLEYLHDAAAPRILHRDVKSTNILLDENWRAKITDLGMAKRLKADGFPSSSSSPTMQGTFVVYFTPEYEMVGGAGRLSCQTFSVLGSSP from the exons ATGGTGCAG CAAGCAACTCATAAAGTAGAGCAAGAAATTCTACATTTTTTAAGTCCAAACCAGAAATTCTTCGGCTGGAACTTTAAGAAGCAGGATACAGTAGCTCAATCAACAGCAGAGTATGAATGTATTGCTGCTGCTACTGCCATTAATCAAGCGATATGGATCAGAAAG GTTGCTGATGCTATGATCAAGTCTCTGTCCAAAGGGAACTTTGAATCACTCAGAAAATGCTCAGTGTTTCCCGTAAAAATGCCAAGGAAGAGTGTTGAGAGATATGACATTTTTGCTGTCACTCTAGCTT GGGGGCCTTGCCCTGTCATGAAAGAGACCTGCCTGCTGCATGCTTTTGTAGCAATTAAGCTGCTTAAAGCTCAGGGAGGGCTTGATGCCAACTCTGTTGTTTCAAAAGAG GTTGAAGCGTTATCAAGACTATCACTGTATGTTGTGCCCTTGCTTGGCCACTGCTTGGAATTCCAAGGGAAGCATTCTGAGACGTTGCTGGTCTTTGAATACATGCCTAATG TAGGAGCTGTGAGGGGCTTAGAATATCTTCATGATGCGGCTGCTCCAAGGATTTTGCACAGAGATGTCAAATCCACAAATATCCTCCTGGATGAAAACTGGAGAGCAAAA ATTACTGATCTTGGTATGGCTAAACGTTTGAAAGCTGATGGTTTTCCCAGCAGTTCCAGTTCTCCAACAATGCAGGGCACTTTTGTCGTCTATTTTACACCAGAGTATGAAATGGTTGGGGGCGCGGGGCGTCTCTCATGTCAGACGTTTTCAGTTTTGGGTAGTTCTCCTTGA